The genomic window TCCAAGACAAATCCGACGTCGGGCGTGTCTTGCAACAGTTGAAGAGGCTCAAGCTTGTTGGGCCAGGGCTACCAACCATGTACTACAAGCCCGGTGAGTCAACATCGCGGGGTAACTGCAAGACGATGCCACCGCCGCATCATGCTGACGACGAGTCAGATATATTTACCTACATTGGTATTTCGCATGGAAACCCTTGGGGACTCGCTGCTTCGATCTACAGTTCGAAATCATTTCAGTAATGGATTTTCGGGTTGCCTGGCCCAACCAAAAATTCCAAGTACCTTGGGAATATAAATTTGCAGCACTCACAAGGGTGGGTAAAAGATGAGGGTAGAACCAGGTTTCACGGCATCTAGACTTCGAATATGACGATCAATTTGTTCGCTGGGCTGTTAGAATGATAATTTTATTTCCATTGTATCCTGAGTTAACGCCATAAACGCCATATACTCCATTTAATGCTAAAGCCGCCTTTGCTTCTTCCAAGTCAACAAGTATAATGATGCAATCATGCGCTGGCTTCTTTCATGTATGCTCGAGAGCCCCAAATGTCATTTGAATCCCCAGATGTACGTGTCAAGACACTTCCCCGATGAGATAGTCCTGGGTGACGTCGAAGTCAACGCTCCTTAGCGGAAGAACGAGTCGATATGCGCTATTGCCATTCAGATAGTAACGGTGCAACTTTTTGGACCGCAAGAACCCCAGCCGTTCGTAGAGTCGCATGGCTGGAGTATTTGATTCTTCAGTCTCCAGAACAATCTCATCGGCATTGCGTTTGGTCATGGCGTCGATAGCTTGTTGCACGAGTGCGGTTGcgatgccgtggccgcgAAAGGACGACTCGACTGCCAGCATAGCGATATACCCGCGCCGAGTTGGTGGAGAGTGAGACGAGTGAACTTCGAGTTTACAAATGATCACACCGACAAGGGATGAGTCGGATGGATTTATGGCCTGGAGTCAACTGAAATTAGCGGACTGAGCGTGTTGCCAGACAACGGACATGTTGGACTTGTGCGCCGAGGCTCCGTACTACTGACCATGAAGCAAAGATGGGCCCACTGACAAAGAAAATATCTGTAGACATAGATGCTGTAAGGCTCGCTCAAGTCTTTAGAGATGAGTGATCGTATGGCTGGCAAATATTCAGACTCAAGACTGTGCTGATACTGGATGAAGCGCAACTGCGAGGACGATTCCTCTTTTCGTGGgagggccatgatgaaacGAGCTTCTGCCGCCAAGACCTGGAGTACGGATTGAAACAGACCTGGTTGTCCTCAGGTGGTGTATATATAGTGCTCCACGACGAGTGACGAGAGTATGCCCGGCCGGTTAACGCTATGTAGGGCAGGTTGTTGGGCTAGCTGTCAGGACGAGCTGCAAACAGTCTCCGATGTTGCCTCCGACTGTGCCTCCAACTGAATCACACCAGTTGCCAACAACCCAAAAGCCAGTCAGGATGGGCTCTTCTTGTATTGGGCGTTGGGCGTCCAACAGCTGCCAGGGCCCGGTCTGGTAAGGCTGACAAGCAGACTCTGACAAGGAGGTCAAGTGTCTGGACGGCGCGACGAAGACGGACTCCAGTTAATGACGGGTTAGGCAACAGGCAGCTCTTGAGCATAGATCATTGATGGATTGCATGGATCGAGCGGGCCGGTGCGGCTCTTGAGCGGCGTGTCCAAACGTCGACTGgtggtctggtggcaccGCCGTGGCATCAATTGGCGGggctttcaatgttcaatgttggcgatCACATGTGAATCCCCTAGTCAGCGGGGTTTGTACGCGTAAAGTATTGACGCAACGGCCTGAGCTGGCAACGTGCGGACAGAGTGCTTTGTACTCTAGTACTTCAGCCAACAGAACCAGTACAAATGACCAGACTGAACTACCTTATGTTCGcagagaacaagaagaaagtTCTGAGTAAAGGATCGGGAGGGCATAAATAGCTGCATGCCCTGGCCACAATGCAGTATTTTCCCTGTTTTTATCTGCATGTGCCCTGATCTTTACCGAATTTATTTTTCTGGGCGTGGTctcatcaattgatgtcaccTATGAAGTTCTAGTCGTCCGGGGTCCATGTCACAGCCCTTGTCCTCCTCTGGTCTTGTCTGCCGGGCTAAACCAAAACAAAATGCTACACATGCACATAATAGTCAGTGCCGATCCTTCTCGTATGTACAGTTCGCTCTCGTCCCTGTTTACTCTTCTGCTCAACACCACTTGAAGGGTTCCTCGATACATGAAAATTGTCCAATTGCAGAGAAACCATCGACAGCTGCCGGTACGACGCAGAACGGTTATTAGCGCAATTTCCTCACTACTCCCCGGGTAGCCTGCTCGCGACCAGACGGAGTCTGGAAACTTGAATTCAACGgccaagaaaacaaaaacaccCGACACGACAAGGAGAGCGGATAAAAACTTGCCGCATTCTGCCACATGGCCACCACGCTGCGTCGCCGCGCACCACGCGAGACACAACCAGTTGACGACGGTTCGCCAACCCGCGAAGATAGTCCAGCCATCGAGCCGACGGCGCATATCCATGTGGTGGAAAAGGCACCTAGGGCGACGCGAAAGAGGCGGAATACCTTTATATTC from Metarhizium brunneum chromosome 2, complete sequence includes these protein-coding regions:
- the NAA30 gene encoding N-alpha-acetyltransferase 30, whose protein sequence is MALPRKEESSSQLRFIQYQHSLESEYLPAIRSLISKDLSEPYSIYVYRYFLCQWAHLCFMAINPSDSSLVGVIICKLEVHSSHSPPTRRGYIAMLAVESSFRGHGIATALVQQAIDAMTKRNADEIVLETEESNTPAMRLYERLGFLRSKKLHRYYLNGNSAYRLVLPLRSVDFDVTQDYLIGEVS